One region of Microbacterium sufflavum genomic DNA includes:
- a CDS encoding lamin tail domain-containing protein: MPRLQSAAAVAAVCALSAAALLAAPAAVAATGVRPTEETAPVADPSGLVLNEIVYDDAPTGLADQVELYNAGDTPVDLAGWTIADEKRDSVGRAPEGMVLAPGEFLVLVKDVDFPFGLGKGDEVVLVDPSGVEVDSYAYDNTAPLSVWARCPDGTGAWAPATAVTPGAPNDCSVAPVDGSIRINEVDSQPADWVEFHNPGTEALDLSGYEIRDNSDDHRWTFLPGTQIAAGQFLVVEEGTIGLVDGVETAFRDPIGIGSADRIRLFDASGAMIDDTLPWQGHAVIDGDAAAATLARCPDGVGAFVLAYATPGAANSCVLPSVAINEIESNGDATDWVEVINTGSTPVDLSGWTVMDNDPVGHAAETTPLPAGTVLAPGGYLVFDQPEDFVFGLGNGDTVTIRDANGTAVDQHVYPAHAEGVWARCADGSGEFIDAPAATKGARNACGNPVRINEVESDGGSPDDWVELVNPTTAALDVSGIVVKDDDDAHAYAIPAGTSIAAGGYLVIERAQLGFGLGGGDAVRLFDGDLLVDETSWGEGHAAVTWGRCPDLTGAFAVTAESTKGAANVCAGEVPVGVWPGSAEVRVVDETPTFLEDSSGLDVQETADGAVLWAVDNGEGRIWKLDAHADGSVEKADGWDEGKRVRFQKDAQDPGAAGPDTEGITVDGDGFVYVASERDNSAKGVNRNVVLKVDPEANAGDLVALQEWDLTALLPAVGANLGVEAVQWVPDAALAGKLFDDTTGAAYDPADHAGHGSGLFLVAVEDNGHVYAFALAADGTATLVSELAPGLAGVMALDWDTVRNTLWAVCDDGCQGRSAEITLNGTAQPGIAHYARPAGMPDINNEGFATAPASLSVDGQRPVWWFADGFAAQALRTGTLPGGVDGENPGTGTPPLPGTDLVDGNRHGVTVDPAVASRGQRVTVTVGSAAAGTAAEVWLYSDPVRLATGTLSATGALTVTVPADAALGAHRIAVYAADGALLGWADLRIAEGTGAAGGLAATGAELPVAAAVLALVLLTSGAVAVGRRRRAH; this comes from the coding sequence ATGCCCCGCTTGCAGTCCGCAGCGGCGGTCGCGGCGGTGTGCGCACTGAGCGCCGCCGCCCTGCTCGCCGCCCCCGCCGCGGTCGCCGCCACCGGCGTCCGTCCGACCGAAGAGACCGCGCCGGTCGCCGACCCGTCGGGGCTCGTACTGAACGAGATCGTCTACGACGACGCGCCCACCGGGCTCGCCGACCAGGTCGAGCTGTACAACGCGGGCGACACCCCCGTGGACCTCGCGGGCTGGACCATCGCCGACGAGAAGCGCGACAGCGTCGGTCGAGCACCGGAGGGCATGGTGCTGGCGCCCGGCGAGTTCCTCGTGCTCGTGAAGGACGTGGACTTCCCGTTCGGGCTCGGCAAGGGCGACGAGGTCGTGCTCGTCGACCCCAGCGGCGTCGAGGTCGACTCCTACGCGTACGACAACACGGCCCCGCTGTCGGTATGGGCGCGCTGCCCCGACGGCACGGGGGCCTGGGCGCCGGCGACCGCGGTGACCCCGGGAGCGCCCAACGACTGCAGCGTCGCGCCCGTCGACGGCTCGATCCGCATCAACGAGGTCGACTCGCAGCCCGCCGACTGGGTGGAGTTCCACAACCCGGGCACCGAGGCGCTCGACCTCTCCGGATACGAGATCCGCGACAACTCCGACGACCACCGCTGGACGTTCCTGCCGGGCACGCAGATCGCGGCGGGACAGTTCCTCGTGGTGGAGGAGGGCACGATCGGCCTGGTCGACGGCGTCGAGACCGCGTTCCGCGACCCGATCGGCATCGGCAGCGCCGACCGCATCCGTCTCTTCGACGCGTCGGGAGCGATGATCGACGACACGCTGCCCTGGCAGGGTCATGCCGTGATCGACGGGGACGCCGCCGCGGCCACTCTGGCCCGCTGCCCCGACGGGGTCGGCGCGTTCGTGCTCGCCTACGCGACCCCGGGAGCGGCGAACTCCTGCGTCCTGCCGTCGGTCGCGATCAACGAGATCGAGTCGAACGGCGACGCCACCGACTGGGTCGAGGTCATCAACACCGGCAGCACGCCGGTCGACCTGTCGGGGTGGACCGTGATGGACAACGACCCGGTCGGGCACGCCGCCGAGACCACGCCGCTTCCCGCCGGCACCGTGCTGGCGCCCGGCGGCTACCTGGTGTTCGACCAGCCCGAGGACTTCGTCTTCGGGCTCGGCAACGGCGACACCGTGACGATCCGCGACGCGAACGGCACCGCGGTCGATCAGCACGTGTACCCCGCACACGCCGAGGGTGTGTGGGCGCGCTGCGCCGACGGCTCGGGCGAGTTCATCGATGCACCAGCCGCCACCAAGGGAGCGCGCAACGCCTGCGGCAACCCGGTGCGCATCAACGAGGTGGAGTCTGACGGCGGCTCGCCCGACGACTGGGTCGAGCTCGTGAACCCGACGACGGCGGCCCTCGACGTGTCGGGCATCGTCGTGAAGGACGACGACGACGCGCACGCCTACGCGATCCCCGCCGGCACCTCGATCGCCGCGGGCGGCTACCTCGTGATCGAGCGCGCGCAGCTCGGGTTCGGCCTCGGCGGAGGCGACGCGGTGCGTTTGTTCGACGGCGATCTGCTCGTCGACGAGACCAGCTGGGGTGAGGGGCACGCGGCCGTCACCTGGGGCCGCTGCCCCGATCTGACGGGCGCCTTCGCGGTCACTGCGGAGTCGACCAAGGGTGCAGCGAACGTGTGCGCCGGCGAGGTGCCGGTGGGCGTGTGGCCCGGCTCCGCGGAGGTGCGCGTGGTCGACGAGACCCCGACGTTCCTGGAGGACAGCTCCGGCCTCGACGTGCAGGAGACGGCCGACGGTGCGGTGCTGTGGGCCGTGGACAACGGCGAGGGGCGCATCTGGAAGCTCGATGCGCACGCCGACGGCTCGGTCGAGAAGGCCGACGGCTGGGACGAGGGCAAGCGCGTCCGCTTCCAGAAGGATGCGCAGGACCCCGGCGCCGCCGGCCCCGACACCGAGGGCATCACGGTCGACGGCGACGGCTTCGTCTACGTCGCCTCCGAGCGCGACAACAGCGCGAAGGGCGTGAACCGGAACGTCGTGCTGAAGGTCGACCCCGAGGCGAACGCCGGAGACCTGGTCGCCCTGCAGGAGTGGGATCTGACGGCACTGCTTCCCGCGGTCGGCGCGAACCTCGGCGTGGAGGCCGTGCAGTGGGTGCCGGACGCGGCGCTCGCCGGGAAGCTCTTCGACGACACCACGGGCGCCGCCTACGACCCCGCTGACCACGCCGGTCACGGCAGCGGCCTGTTCCTGGTCGCGGTGGAGGACAACGGGCACGTCTACGCTTTCGCGCTCGCCGCGGACGGCACCGCGACCCTGGTGTCGGAGCTCGCGCCGGGTCTCGCCGGCGTCATGGCCCTCGACTGGGACACGGTGCGGAACACGCTGTGGGCGGTCTGCGACGACGGCTGCCAGGGTCGTTCGGCCGAGATCACCCTCAACGGCACCGCACAGCCGGGCATCGCCCACTATGCGCGACCAGCGGGCATGCCCGACATCAACAACGAGGGCTTCGCGACCGCGCCGGCCTCGCTGTCTGTCGACGGACAGCGCCCGGTGTGGTGGTTCGCCGACGGCTTCGCCGCGCAGGCGCTGCGCACGGGCACGCTGCCAGGCGGCGTGGACGGCGAGAACCCGGGCACCGGCACGCCGCCGCTGCCGGGGACCGACCTCGTCGACGGCAACCGCCACGGCGTGACGGTCGACCCGGCGGTCGCGAGCCGGGGCCAGCGGGTCACGGTCACGGTCGGCTCCGCCGCCGCCGGCACCGCCGCCGAGGTGTGGCTGTACTCCGACCCGGTGCGCCTCGCCACGGGGACCCTCTCGGCGACGGGCGCCCTCACGGTCACGGTCCCGGCGGACGCGGCCCTTGGTGCCCACCGCATCGCGGTCTACGCGGCGGACGGAGCCCTGCTGGGCTGGGCTGACCTGCGCATCGCGGAGGGCACGGGCGCCGCGGGCGGCCTCGCTGCCACGGGCGCAGAGCTTCCGGTCGCGGCGGCGGTGCTGGCGCTCGTGCTGCTCACGTCCGGTGCGGTGGCGGTCGGACGCCGCCGTCGCGCGCACTGA